The genomic DNA TTTTGGAATTTGGGTAAATCGAAGGGGCGTTTCCGCAGCTTTTCTGGAAGAGACTGACTTTCAAACGACACGGCTACAAACCCGTCATTTTCCAAATGATGAGAATGCTCATGGTCACGAGAATGAGTTGAACTGTATGAGTTGCGGTAGGTGCTGGAATCGCTAAATCCAACATCCAGAATCAACGGTAACGGCACTTCGCCGTATTGCGTTGTGATGATTTGTGCGCCCGGTTTGATGGAGCGAATATAATTTTCCAACTCAGCCACAACTTGGGGAGAAACCAGATCGGTCTTATTCAACAAGATGATGTCCCCAAAGATGAGTTGGTTGAGCGCGGCTTCACTATCATAATGACTGGGTGTAAAGGATTCAGCATCTACGACCGTCAGCACTGAATCTAGCCGAGTCACATCTCGCAATTCTGTACTGACAAAGCTCAACATGATCGGCAAAGGGTCAGCAACTCCAGTGGTTTCAACCACCAGGTACTCCATTGAGTTACCGCGATCGACCATTTCATACACGGTATCAACTAAGCTTTGATTGATTGTGCAACAAATACATCCATTGCCTAGTTGCACCATGTTTTCATCGACAGAAACCAACAGTTGTGAATCGATATCAATGTCGCCAAACTCATTCACGATCACGGCAATCTTTAATCCGTGGCGATTGTTCAGAATATGATTCAGTAGCGTTGTCTTGCCACTGCCCAAAAAGCCTGTGATGATGGTAACGGGCATGATGCGCTGAGGGGCGCTCACTGATTCTGAACAAACCTGCATCATTGGATTGGACATAGTGACTCCTTAAGTTCGCAAGTAAGTCTCAGCCAGATGATAGACCAGCGCTTTCTGTTGCATGGTTTGAAAGATGTTGTAAAACCCATTGGCACGAGAAGGAGTCAGGCTGACATCCAGCCCGGTTTGCTGAATGAAATCGGGTTTTAACTGCATGATTTCTGCGGGAGCCAACCCGTTCAATCCCTCGACCAACAGCCCCACTAATCCCTTCGTCAGTTGAGAGCCGGAATCGCCCTGAAAGCTGACCTTGCCCTGCTCTAAACTGGCAGTCACATACACCTGAGAAACACAGCCAGGAACCTTATGTTCTGCCACCTTCTGCTCATCGGGAAACGGCGGCAGGCGCTTGGCAAACCAGAGCAGATATTCATAGCGCCGCTTGGGTTCCGAAATCTGTTGGAACCGTTGGACAATCCGCTCAAGGGAGGCAGGCAAGGGTTGGGAGACAGGCGGCATACCAATTCAAGAGTGGGCTATTCTACAAAAATGATAATCATTCTCATGATACAGGATCTTTGGTGGTTTAGATGAGTCTTGTAGTTTATGGCTTCCATCTAGCAGCAGGGCTGGTAGAATTTATGAACTTGATGCGTGGGCGAAAGAATTCGCTGATGAGCAAAAAGATAGAGAGCCTTCTCCGTAAAGCGCTGTTGGAAGAGGGCAAGATGGCATATTCCCTCTACGAATATGAGTTAGAGGAACATATTGATTACTGGTACGACGGGCTGAAAGCCGATCGCGATGATTTCGTGTTTGTGGTGACAGAAAACTCAGGGCATGTGGCAATGGTGCTAATCATGCCCGATAAAACAGTGTTGGTAAATGAAGCGGCTAGAGCAAAGCTGACAGAATTCTGGCAAAGCAATTACAGCATCAACCTGAAACGCTTGATTCCGACAATGGCAGAGGAGTTGGCGAATGGTTCCCTCTTCGTCAATGGGGTGAAGACGGTTGACCGCAAACCGCCAAAGCGGGTGTGGGGTAAGGCCAGATCTTAAATACTGGGGCGATCGCCTGAATTAAAACAGGTAAGGAATCAAGCGCTTCGTCTGTTGCATATAGACTTCGTATTCACCCCCAAACTGTTCTAGCATCATTTCCTCGGTAGTGTTCCAGATGTGTGGAAGTAACCTTTCTAGATAGCCCGACCCAACTCAAATCGATTGACGAACAATCCCAGCACAATGTCGTGCATCTGAATGGATTTGGAAAAGCAGATTGTTTTGCGTGCAAGTCGCTTAATTCGGGTGCGAAAGGTTAAATGTTTGCGCTCGATTTTTTGTGTGTTAGCTTTGCCAACTGCATGAGCTGGCGCTGCTAAATATCTTTCGTAAGCACCCCAATTATCGGTGTAAAATTGTTGAATACCGAAGGGCTCTAACATGGCTTTAAGTTGAACAAAAGCTGCATCCTTGTGGTCTGCCAAAACGTAGGCAAGCACAAGTCCTGTTTGATGGTCGATGGCGTGCCACAGCCATCGTTGCTGTTGTTTAGAACCAACAAAGCTCCACATCTCATCAAGTTCAGCCTCCTCAATCTATTTGACAATTGATACCGCCGGGGGTTGAAGCTGTTGAATTAGCTGTGGATTCACTGATTCAAGATTTTGTTCTTTTTTTTAGCTGTTCAATCACCGTCGTCGGACTAATTTTTAAGACTCGTGCTGTATCTCTAATGCCACTACCATTGACCGCCATATCGCTGATTTGTTGTTTGACTTGAGGTAAATAACCTCGACAAGTGAAATCTAAAATGAATCAGCGACGATGGCATTCTTTATTACGGCAGCAATAGCGCTGTTTACCTGCTGCACTTGTGCCATTTTTCACTCTATTCTTGCTGTTGCAGTCGGGGCAGTGTACAGGTTCTAAAACCATTGGTGAGCTGTTGGTAAGTTATGATTTCCATTATTTCACTTATCAACACGTCTGCAACATTACCATTTGTGCGCTCGCGCTGGCATGATATTTGCTGAAGACTTGAACCTCAAAGCACTAGCAGCAGGGATGTTGTGTAAACATACCTTAGATGCTGGCTGGGGTCAATTCTTGCAGATATTAGAGTTTGTCTGTTGGAAGCGCGGCGTGTATTTTGCCCGTGTTGATGCCAAAGGTACAAGCCAAACATGCCCTATATGCGAATGGCACTAAGTTAACGAAAAGCGTTAGCAGCGTAACACTCCTGACGTAGGGCTTGACGAGGTTGCTGCATTAAAGGATAAGCTTTGGGGCGGCGTTTTCGCACTCTAGGTTCGCATCGTTTTGGGCGTTCTGGCACTAATTTGTGAACCTGACTTTTCACGTTAAGTCCTAGAAGGCTTAAGAAAGGAGGGTTCTAGCTAAAAGTTCACTAGCGTAGGTATAGTGGATAAAAACTGACGTTGGAGGTAAGCGTGGATGCAGGAATGGTGGGAGAAGAATTTCGCTCCTTGTGAGTTGGGAGACCGGCGATTGAACAAACGGGCGCGGGAAATCGGTAAACTGCTGAGCCAGGGGTTTGGGAAGGCACTGTCAGAGGTCTTTGCTGGGGCTAATGCCCTCAAGCGAGGCTACGAGTTTTTGCCAATGCCAAGACTGAATTTGGCAAACTAATTCAGCCCCACTGCCAGATGACGAGTGCAACAGTGAGCGAGAATGAGGCGGTACTTTGTGTGGGAGATCCGACCTTTCTCAATTATGACAAGATCGTCGTCAAGCGAGAGGGGTATGGTCCGATTGGCAAGGGAGGAAACGGATTAATCCTACACAGTGCCCTAGCAATCGACCCCCATCACGGGCAACCATTGGGACTATTGTGGCAAAAGCTGTGGCACCGAGAGTCGAAACCGAAGCCGCCGGTTGATGAAACACCATTTCAGAAAAAACAACGTCAAGCTCTGGCGAGAAAAGTGGCACGCAAGCGAGCCTTTGAGGCGAAAGAATCTTATCGATGGGTGGAAGCACTGCAGACAGTGGACAAGCAAGTAGGTGGATCAACCTGTGTGATTCATGTGTTTGACCGAGAGGGAGATATTGCTGAGGTGTTTGAAAAAGTCCGTCAAATCGAACAGGCTGGGGTAGTTGTTCGGGCAGCGCATGACCGTAGGATTGACTCAAGCAGTGAGCGACTGTGGGCTCTGCTAGAAGCCGAACCGATCCAGTTTTACCAAGACATTGAGGTTCCCAAGACGGACACCCAAGCTGCCCGAACTGCAAAAGTTGCCGTACTCTTTTGTCAGGTTTCCCTACGAACTCCCTATCGGTTTGATAACCGCGGCCCACTTCAGGTTTATGCAGTTTATGCTTGTGAACTTGACTGCCCAGATGGTGCTACCCCTCTATCCTGGATGTTGCTGACGACAGAAGTTGTGACAACTGTTGAGATGGCGACAACTATTCTGCGCTGGTACTCTTACAGGTGGAGAGTGGAAGATTATCATAAAATTCTCAAATCCGGCACTCAGGTGGAGCGCTACCGATTAGCAGCTGATGGCATGAAAACGTTATTAGGCTTTTTGAGCGTAATTGCTGTGGAATTGTTGCAGTTGACATATCTGCATCGGACGCAACCAGAAGCCACTGTCGAGTTAGTACTCAATCCTACGCAAATTTTAGTTCTCAAGACCAAGTCTCCTAAATTGCCTAAAGTCTTGACCGTTGCTTGGGCTTTAGAAGCTGTAGCTCGCTTAGGTGGATTTTTGGAACATCGCCGCCACACTCCTATTGGTATTCAGGTGCTTTGGCGTGGTTGGTTGAAATTGCAAAATCTTTGTGAAGGTTGGCACCTCGCTCAGACTTAACGGGAAAAGTCAGATTTGTGAACAATGGTTTTTAGTAGAGTTTGATAAAGCTGAACTCGTTTTTTATTTGAAGCCCATGCTAACTGTGGAATAAAGTTATCTAGATGCTGGCGAGCCCCTTGCAGAGATAATCGTAATGGGTCAACTTTATGAGTTGTCCCAGCCTCCCACATAACGGTGCGAAGTAGATTGTAAGCTAACAAATAAGCATAAATTTCTTTACGAACCATTTGTGGAGTTTTGCCGCGTAGAACGTCCATACCTAAAGTAGTTTTTAAATGTTTTAGATCGAGTTCTACCTCCCAGCGCTGACCATACAAACGCATAATTTCAGTAGTAGGATAAATTTCTGGGTCTAACAGAGTCGTGACTAAAATAACGTATTTAGTTCGATAGCCAGGACTAGGGATGTAATATTTGATTACCCGGACAGTTAAAGTTTTAGGAATAGAGGTAAACTCCTCTGGTGTAAGCCCTTTAGGGCGTGTAGACGGTTTGCGCCAGACTTCGATTGATTCAAAAGAACTTATTGGTTTACGTCTACATCGTTCTACCTGATTTTTTCGAGCTTGAGAGAGGCGAAAAATAGCATCACAATTGTAGTTTTGGATAAAAATTAAGTCTGCGTAAGAGCAGAAAGCACAATCGCCCAACAGAACATCGCCTGGATTAAGAAATTGGTACAGAAGTCTTGCTAGTTTGATATCGTGAATATTTAGGACATCAACAACTACAGCTACGGCAGCGCCTGTAGCGATACTAAATAAGGCTCCAATTTTAGCAATAGGAAAGCCACAGCCAAAGGCTTGACTGCTGGGTTGAGGATAAGCAGCCTGATTTTCCAGAGTGTCAGGCATTGAGACGGTTGAACCATCCACCACCTTAACGTGGCGACCACACCACAAATGTTCTGAGGTAACTTGGTATCCTAAATCTCGTGCTACGTTAGCAAATAACCGGGAGAGCAGGTTTTCGGGTAGACGTTTGCGAGCTTGGCAATAAGCACTAGTATCAACTGATGGAATTTCTGCATCAACGGATGCTAACCAGGTAATAACTCGGCTAACGGCATTGTGACAAGTTTTGTCTGTATCCAAAACCTGTGATAGAAATACCCACAAAGTAACAAACGGGTCAAACAAGCGTCGGCGGTAGCTAAGATTTTCAGCATTTAATGCTTCACGAATAGTAGATTCTAACAAGAGGTCTCGAAAAGGCAGCCCCAGACTGTTAGTAAATTTTTGCTTAAGTATTTCTACCCGATTGGGAATATTTGTAATGGTCATTAAAAGTCTCTATAAACTAAAATCCGTTTTACAGGACTAAAGAGACTTTTTGCTTCTATCGCTTGTAAGTAGCGCGAGCGCTTGTCAACTATGCTATGCGACTCCGGCACAAGAAAAGTAAGGGTTGCACCACAAAACATGAACGCTATTCCAAGTCAATAGAGATGCTTAAGTTGTCTATTCCCCTGTTGCTGAACTATCTAAGCTTCAATACCGTTCCCATTCCTATTACTATCATTTATTCAGCGAAGATTAAACAGACCGCAAAACGCCGACTAATAAGGCTGGTTGGTTGACAAAAAATAAGACACTGGAAAGCGCCGATTACAAGTGTGAATGCAAGCAAGCGCCAGTGTCGAGTCGTGTAAATTTCAAGCAAGTTCAACTGTACCTCAAAGCGAGGGCAAATGGCTGTACTCAGGAAACGGCAGCAGCCAAGGGAGGATTTAGTGTGCGGACAGGAAGAAGAATAGAAAAAGGGGAACATCAGCCCAACCGAGGAAAGCCGCGCCACTGGAGGACAAGAAAAGATCCATTTGCAGATGTATGGGACAGCGAGTTAGTACCGATGTTAGAGCGCCAGCCGCAATTGCGAGCGATGACACTATTTGAATACTTGCAAGAGAAATATCCCAACAAGTATGACTCCTCGAAACTGCGAACATTACAAAAACGGGTGCAGCAGTGGAAAGCGACAGCCGGACCACCAAAAGAAGTAATGTTTGAGCAACGACACCAACCAGGAGAAATGGGACTATCAGATTTTACTCATTTCCAGCAGGCGACGATTACTCTAGGCGGGAAACCCTTCAAGCATCTGCTGTATCACTATCGGCTGGCATATAGTGGCTGGCAATATGTGCAAATTGTACAGGGAGGAGAAAGTTTTGTTGCTTTAGCTCAAGGACTACAAAATGCGCTGCAACGCAGTGGTGGTAGTCCCAAGATACATCGAACGGATAGCTTGAGCGCCGCATACCGAAATTCAACTCCTCAAGCTCATGAAGATTTAACGCAACGCTATCAACAGCTATGCGCCCATTATTACATGCAGCCAACCAGGAATAATCGTGGTCAATCGCACGAAAATGGTGCAATAGAATCATCTCACGGACACTTCAAACAACGATTACACCAAGCCTTACTGTTGAGAGGCTCAACCGACTTTGACAGTATAGGCAGCTATCAACAGTTTATTAACCGGGTAATTGATAAACTCAATCAGCGATGCCAGGTGAAATTTGAACAGGAATGTAGTCATCTACAAACCCTACCGCTGCACGCTTACGCCGATTATGAAGTGCTTAGTGTCACAGTCACTAGTCACAGTACGATAACAGCCAGATGCGTCCTTTATACCGTTCCGTCTCAACTGGTTGGGCAGCGCTTGACAGTACATTTATATCATGACCGCCTAGTTGGATTTTTAGTCAATCAGAAAGTCGTAGAACTAGCAAGAGTTTACCCACCCCACAATAGTGATAAACGACGCGCTCGAAGCGTCAATTACCGCCATGTGATTCATAGCTTGAGGCGAAAACCTAGAGCCTTCTTGCAGTACCGTTGGCGCGAGGATTTACTCCCAAACGAATATTATCGACGGATTTGGCAGCAGCTAAGCGAACAGTTTACTCCCTATGAAGCTTGCCGCCTGATGGTGGAAAGCCTGTACATCGCTGCAGTGCAGGATAAAGAATATCTAGTCGCTCTGTGGCTGGAGGGACAGTTACGCTCGCGCAGCCTAACTTTGTCGCGCTTACAACAACAATTTCACTGCCCACCAACCAAAAAATCTTTTGACACTTCTAGCGTCGAACAGCATTCCTTATCTAGTTATGACCGACTCTTACAGCATCAAGCCCCCTAGTAGCGAGAGCGAAACCTTACCGCTGCTGTTGAAATCGTTGCGACTACCTTACATGAAACGGCAGTGGCAGGAGATGGAGAAACAAGCTATTCAACAAGGTTGGTCTTATGGTCAATTTCTCCATGCTTTATGCGAATACGAACAGCAACAACGTTATACCAGTCGGGTCGAGCGCTATTTACACGAGTCCCAACTGCCTCGTGCTAAATCTTTCGCTAATTTTGACTTCACCTGCTGCCCCAGCATCAATCAAGCACTGGTAATGCAGCTTGCTCAGGACTGTCGATGGTTGCAACGGGGCAAAAACTTATTGAGTTTTGGACCTTCTGGGGTGGGGAAAACGCATTTAGCTTCAGCAGTAGGACGCTCTGTGATTGAGTTGGGACAACGGGTCAAATTTACCTGTGCTACTTTTTTAGTCCAGCAACTGCTACAGGCTAAAGCCGATCTACAACTGCCCCATTTCCTTGCCAAACTCGACAAGTACGATCTGCTGGTGATTGATGACATTGGTTATGTCAAAAAATCAGAGGTAGAAACCTCTGTCCTATTTGAGTTAATTTCTCACCGCTACGAAATCAAAAGCCTTTTGATTACTGCTAATCAGACTTTCAGTGATTGGGACACTATATTTGCTGATGCCACCATGACTGTAGCTGCTGTCGATCGCTTGGTTCATCATGCAACTATCATTGAAATCCAAACACAAAGTTTTCGTCAAAAGACTGCCCTGGCTCGTTCAAATTCTCATGACTCTAACCGGACAGAGTAATTAACGCTTACCGGACTAAGTAATTGACATTTGACAGCTCCTCAATGTGCGTAGTCATCTCCGCTTCTAAGCAGCGCTCGACCAGAGCTTTAGTCAGTTGTTTGAGGATGCCGCTTTCTCCCAGCAAGTCTTGGGGATTCTGGTAGCCCTTGAGCAGTTCATCAAGTAATTCGGGTCGAAAGGTCATACTTTTCGTGTCCTAGGTTTAGTAGTTAATTAGATTTCATTTCCTGACCTTTGACACAAACTAATTTAGTGCGACACGTTCTCTCGAAACCAACATCAGTTGGGAGATGAGAGGCAAGGTTATGAACCTTGACAACTGATGTCTGATGAGGGTGAAAGTCCCTCCCTCCTAGTAGTGGAGTGACAGCATAACCCCCAGGGAAAGCGACTAGCCATCAACGCCTGAAGCGGGGTTAAACGGCGGTAACTGGAAGCCTACTCTGGAGTCCCGTCTAGCAAGCTGTATAGGGATACGCGAGGAATCCATGATTGAAGGATCGTGAATTGTGAGCGGTGAAATCAGGCTGAAACACCGCAGCCAAAAGGCAAAGGATAGGAGACAGGCAACTTACTAACCAGAGCATTAAATAGTGAACAGTCTAGGCAGCTGCATAAGCAACGTGTTTCTCGTGGAAGAAGTTTTGCACAACGTTAGGGTGACGTTGTGTGCTACGTAAATAGCTACGGATGTTGTTAATCATCTGTGTTTGATTTCTGGGACGTTGCCGCCCAACAGCATTGGCTTTAACATCATGGTTGAGTAGCTCATTTGGGTTTAGTTCAGGGCTATAAGAAGGCAAGAAAAACAGGCGGATGCGAGCGGCATGACGCTCAACCCAGCTTTTAACTACGTGAGAGCGATGCACAGGATGACTATCTACAATCAGAAACACCTTTTGGTCACACTGACGAATCAAACGCCGCAGGAAATCAAGCATGAGCGCGGCATCAAACCGTTGTGTGAATAACTTGAAGTACAGCTTGCCACGATTGGTAATTGTTGAAATCATATTGCAGCTAAAGCGCTTACCTGTCCCTAACACAACTGGCGTTTGTCCAGTTCGTCCATAGGAACGTCCTGCTTGATAATCCGAGCGGACTCCCATTTCGTCTCCCCAGTGAATTTGTGCTTTTTCTTGATGGGCTTTACGACAAATCTGGGGATACTCAGTTTCTAACCAGTACTGCACTGCCTTGCGATCCTGTTCGTATGCCCGACGCAGCGGTTTTTGTGGTGTAAAACCCCATTTCTTGAGATAACGCCCTATTGTCCACACTGACACCGATAGCTCATACCGTTGAGCCAAAAACTGTTGCACTGCTTCGCGTGTCCATAAGTAAAATGGTAATCCTAAAGCGTCTGGACACTTTTGCTCCATTAACCTCACTGCTGTTGCCGCTTGATGGGGGAGCAGACGTGAGCTAGCACGAGGACCACGCTTTCTTGCTTTCAACGATGTCGCACCGCTGGAAGCTACCACTTTTGTCCAGTTATGCACTGCTGTACGCGAAACGTTGAAAACACGCGCTGCTTCTGATTTACTCATACCGCTCTCGACTGCATTTACCACTCGGTAGCGAAGTGCTTCTTGAGCTTTGGCTGACAGATGGCGAGCGTCTTTGAGTTTCATGGCAGACTCCGGACGTGGCTACAGCTACTATGTTAACTAATCTATGCTCTGGTTAGTAAATTGTGACCTGTAACTACTCTCGATAAACCCGGTCTAGAGTGGAGTCCTAAGTACAGCAATAATCAGACATTGGAACGTGGGAACCCCATCCATCTCTCTGGAGAAGGTCGATACCCAGAGTCGGTGCTAACCAAATGATGAATGGGATTGGGATTGTGTAAGAAGCCAATGCTTGAGGTAACGCTCAAGATATGCTGACGTACACACTGCAACTTGGATGTAGACAAACTTAGTAGAGTCAATACATCATGAGTCCGTCCCTCCAGACGAGATATGAATGGAATCAACTGCCCTGGAAGAAAATTCAGGTCAAAGTATTCAAGCTCCAACGGCGGATCTACAGAGCCAGTCAACAGGGAAACGTCAAGTTAGTTCAAAGGCTTCAACGTCTGTTAATCAAGTCCTGGTATGGACGGCTCCTAGCTGTTCGACGGGTGACTCAAGATAATCGAGGCAAGCGAACAGCGGGGGTAGATGGAGTCAAAAACCTACTTCCTCCGCAACGCCTACATCTGGCTCAAACCCTGAGTCAGATCCCTCAAGCACACCCTTTGCGGCGAATTTGGATTCCAAAGCCAGGGAAGCCTGAGAAGCGCCCATTATCAATTCCCGTTATGGCAGATAGAGCCGCACAAGCATTAGTTAAACTTGCACTGGAACCCGAATGGGAGGCAAAACTTGAGCCAAACGTATACGGTTTCAGATCAGGACGCTCTTGTCATGATGCAATTGCAGCGATCTTCAATATCATCCGTCAACGTCCTAAATATGTGTTGGAAGGTGATATTTGTGGATGCTTCGATAACATCTCGCACCATGCTCTCTTGGAGAAAACCAAAGCCTCACCGACAATCCGCCGAATCCTAAACGGATGGCTGAAATCTGGGGTATTGGACAGTGGCTTTCAGACAACTGAACGGGGCACACCCCAGGGTGGAGTGGCATCACCCTTATTGGCGTTGATTGCCCTCCATGGGTTAGAGACCCATATCAGATCGTTTGGAACAAAGCAGCGTCCGATTCACGCCGTGTTTTACGCGGATGATTTTGTGGTGTTTGCCAACGAACTATCCGACATCAACCGGATGAAAACAGCGGTGGCACATTGGCTAGAAGGCATTGGGTTACAACTCCACCCTGAGAAGACCAAAAACAGCCATACCCTCAATGGAGAGGCAGGGTTCGATTTTCTCGGCTTTTCGGTGCGACAATATCCGGCGGGCAAATACACCGCGAAACACGGATTCAAGACCTTGATTAAACCCAGCCAACAGAGCCAACGTCGTCACTTGGCACAACTGAAAAAGATTGTGTCTACCCATCGGTCGGCGACTCAGGCAGGGCTGATTGTTCACCTAAATCCAGTCATTACTGGATGGTGTCAATATTTCGCCACGGTGGTCAGCAAAGAAGCATTCGCCTCGATGTCCCACCACCTATTTGGACAACTGTTACGCTGGGCAAAACACAGACATCCCAAGCTCAACACCCATCAAATCGTGTCGCGGTATTGGTGGATTAACCAGGGAGACGGATGGATCTTTCAAACCAACGATGGGCTTAAACTTCGTTGCCACCATGAAACACCCATTCGTCGCCATATCAAGGTTCAAGCCAATCGCTCTCCATATGATGGAGATTGGGCTTACTGGGGCACAAGGCTTAGATCATACCCTGAGTTACCACCACTGAGAGCATTTCTGCTTAAACAACAGGGTGGTAAATGTGCCCACTGTGGACTTAACTTTTGTCCAGATGATCTCATTGAGGTGCATCACCAAGATGGAAACCATGGCAATCAAAGCCGTCATAATCTGACACTACTGCACCGTCACTGCCACGACCAGGTACACACAGTAGCGACATCCCCTACAACGGGTATTCCTGACCATGAACCAAGTTGGAGAGGAGCCGGATGCACGGAAACGGGCACGTCCGGTTTTGAAGCCGAGCAGGTGGAGCGACCTGCCTGCTTAGGTTAACCAATCCCGATGAGCCGAAAATTATCAACTCTATGCTTGAATTTATTGCCAATCTGATTATCAATTTCTCAGAGAAGTTTTCTTTCTAGATCAAAGCCTTGAGGCCGTGCTACCTCTGTGGTTGGTTCTGCCGCCCTTGTTGCTGTATCTGTTGTTCCAACGCTGCCTGCTGCTTGTGCTGCTGTGCTTGTTGGATATTCGTCAGACGAGCCTGCATTTGTGGTAGTTTAAATACCTCAACAAAATTCCTCATTTCAACAGTATGTGGCTCCTTTTCCCATGCTTGGTAAGCCTCACCCAGTTTGTCCCATTGCAGTAGCTGTTGTTCTTTGTGCTCTTTTTGGTTAATAGACTGGCTGATCAAGCCCATAGTTTTTTGTACTTCTGCTACAGCGAGTGCATCCCAGTTTTGTAGGTCTTACTTTGAGAACTGTCCATTGAGGTAGGCGCAGCGCTGCTTCAGCACCTGCGGCACATTGTGTTTGCTCCATTGTGCCCCCGATATCTTAATTCGCCGTCCTATCTGTTTGACCGTTGATTCAATCGCACCTGAACCAATTGAAATGCCTTCCGCTTGATAATAGCCATAGTTGACAATCCGGTGCCGATGCTTGTTGAGATAGGCAATAAAGGTCGTGACTCGCTCGTGTTGCCAATCATTAAACTGTGCAATCGCCCCATCAACATCCCCTTGCCATAGACAGGCTTGTGCCGCATCTAAGCGTTGCTGAGAACCTCCTACCTTGCCCAAATTTTCGACCAGGTGATACCAGTCTAAAATCTCACGCCTTTGAGCGGAGATGCCAATCTGTGCGTAAAGATTCCAAATGCCATCATGACCATCTCCCAAGCAAGTCAACGGGTCAGAAAAAGGTTGGGCATTAACCCAGTTCACTAAACGTTCATTGTCCTGAAAAAACGCACCGACGCAGCCCTCGTGCAGATTCACCCCTTTGTAGTCTCGCCATTCACTGGGCTGTCCTTGGGGAGTTCGCAGTCGTACCTTGCCCCCGTCTATACTGATTTCATCCACCGCTTGCTCTATCTGTAGTTGCTCCAAGGTTTGACGATGCACCAACCGCTGTTGGGTGCTATGAGAAACCTTGACCCCAGTC from Chroococcidiopsis sp. CCMEE 29 includes the following:
- a CDS encoding SufE family protein; the protein is MPPVSQPLPASLERIVQRFQQISEPKRRYEYLLWFAKRLPPFPDEQKVAEHKVPGCVSQVYVTASLEQGKVSFQGDSGSQLTKGLVGLLVEGLNGLAPAEIMQLKPDFIQQTGLDVSLTPSRANGFYNIFQTMQQKALVYHLAETYLRT
- a CDS encoding IS1 family transposase codes for the protein MVLEPVHCPDCNSKNRVKNGTSAAGKQRYCCRNKECHRR
- a CDS encoding IS4 family transposase encodes the protein MTSATVSENEAVLCVGDPTFLNYDKIVVKREGYGPIGKGGNGLILHSALAIDPHHGQPLGLLWQKLWHRESKPKPPVDETPFQKKQRQALARKVARKRAFEAKESYRWVEALQTVDKQVGGSTCVIHVFDREGDIAEVFEKVRQIEQAGVVVRAAHDRRIDSSSERLWALLEAEPIQFYQDIEVPKTDTQAARTAKVAVLFCQVSLRTPYRFDNRGPLQVYAVYACELDCPDGATPLSWMLLTTEVVTTVEMATTILRWYSYRWRVEDYHKILKSGTQVERYRLAADGMKTLLGFLSVIAVELLQLTYLHRTQPEATVELVLNPTQILVLKTKSPKLPKVLTVAWALEAVARLGGFLEHRRHTPIGIQVLWRGWLKLQNLCEGWHLAQT
- a CDS encoding IS1-like element transposase, with protein sequence MAVNGSGIRDTARVLKISPTTVIEQLKKRTKS
- a CDS encoding IS4 family transposase, with the protein product MTITNIPNRVEILKQKFTNSLGLPFRDLLLESTIREALNAENLSYRRRLFDPFVTLWVFLSQVLDTDKTCHNAVSRVITWLASVDAEIPSVDTSAYCQARKRLPENLLSRLFANVARDLGYQVTSEHLWCGRHVKVVDGSTVSMPDTLENQAAYPQPSSQAFGCGFPIAKIGALFSIATGAAVAVVVDVLNIHDIKLARLLYQFLNPGDVLLGDCAFCSYADLIFIQNYNCDAIFRLSQARKNQVERCRRKPISSFESIEVWRKPSTRPKGLTPEEFTSIPKTLTVRVIKYYIPSPGYRTKYVILVTTLLDPEIYPTTEIMRLYGQRWEVELDLKHLKTTLGMDVLRGKTPQMVRKEIYAYLLAYNLLRTVMWEAGTTHKVDPLRLSLQGARQHLDNFIPQLAWASNKKRVQLYQTLLKTIVHKSDFSR
- a CDS encoding IS1 family transposase gives rise to the protein MWSFVGSKQQQRWLWHAIDHQTGLVLAYVLADHKDAAFVQLKAMLEPFGIQQFYTDNWGAYERYLAAPAHAVGKANTQKIERKHLTFRTRIKRLARKTICFSKSIQMHDIVLGLFVNRFELGRAI
- a CDS encoding GTP-binding protein, yielding MSNPMMQVCSESVSAPQRIMPVTIITGFLGSGKTTLLNHILNNRHGLKIAVIVNEFGDIDIDSQLLVSVDENMVQLGNGCICCTINQSLVDTVYEMVDRGNSMEYLVVETTGVADPLPIMLSFVSTELRDVTRLDSVLTVVDAESFTPSHYDSEAALNQLIFGDIILLNKTDLVSPQVVAELENYIRSIKPGAQIITTQYGEVPLPLILDVGFSDSSTYRNSYSSTHSRDHEHSHHLENDGFVAVSFESQSLPEKLRKRPFDLPKFQNFLDRLSPDIYRAKGIVWFQGSQLRHVFQLSGKRCDMKSDRITSPEQLPRNQLIFIGRDLDAEEIKTQLIECIAI
- the istA gene encoding IS21 family transposase — translated: MSSRVNFKQVQLYLKARANGCTQETAAAKGGFSVRTGRRIEKGEHQPNRGKPRHWRTRKDPFADVWDSELVPMLERQPQLRAMTLFEYLQEKYPNKYDSSKLRTLQKRVQQWKATAGPPKEVMFEQRHQPGEMGLSDFTHFQQATITLGGKPFKHLLYHYRLAYSGWQYVQIVQGGESFVALAQGLQNALQRSGGSPKIHRTDSLSAAYRNSTPQAHEDLTQRYQQLCAHYYMQPTRNNRGQSHENGAIESSHGHFKQRLHQALLLRGSTDFDSIGSYQQFINRVIDKLNQRCQVKFEQECSHLQTLPLHAYADYEVLSVTVTSHSTITARCVLYTVPSQLVGQRLTVHLYHDRLVGFLVNQKVVELARVYPPHNSDKRRARSVNYRHVIHSLRRKPRAFLQYRWREDLLPNEYYRRIWQQLSEQFTPYEACRLMVESLYIAAVQDKEYLVALWLEGQLRSRSLTLSRLQQQFHCPPTKKSFDTSSVEQHSLSSYDRLLQHQAP
- a CDS encoding transposase, which gives rise to MQEWWEKNFAPCELGDRRLNKRAREIGKLLSQGFGKALSEVFAGANALKRGYEFLPMPRLNLAN